Proteins encoded in a region of the Sphingomonas japonica genome:
- a CDS encoding ABC transporter permease has product MSDWALAWRLARRELNLRFRGLRLLLACLFLGVGALAAIGSLTQAITGELSARGQAILGGDVQFDVSQRLADPAERAAMERQGTVSETVRMQANAIRDTPQGPRSAPIELKGVDAAYPLYGSLALANGDRAGALGADGAWIGKALAERLALRRGDAIRFGEARFVVAGVIADEPDRLGEGFTLGPVAIVSMAGLDRTGLVQPGSLYESKYRIRFDGGRDPDTVVERFEAAFPDGGWNSRTRDRGAPGTDRFIGRMGEFLMLVGLSALVIAGIGVGNGVSSYLAARRRSIAALKILGATSGVIARIYLLQVAVVAAIGIVGGLIVGALAVPAIVALAGDVLPVAPSFALQPLPLLLAAAYGVLIALAFTAAPLIEAGQVPAAGLLRGALGSAAISWRRTAPPVLAAFAGVIALALGTAQRPLLSGGFLLAVAATLAVLAGLGWLVRTLAAAAPRSRRPLLRLAIAALHRPGARTVTLVVALGLGLTLFVLLAGIRTSIDANIERTVPQRAPSLIALDVPPDREAEFRGIIAATEPRGVVKTVPTLRGTITGYGTTRVADLEDIPDDAWALRGERGLTYSAALPEGSTLTRGQWWPPGYAGPPLVSLDERLGEALDLKLGDPIAFTLLGVERTARIASFRRIDWDTLGFNFVMVFSPNAIADAPHNLAATVELPPNREGAVMAALLPRFPSVSVIEVQGVLGQVRTVVEQMATAITAAASVAILAGIAVLVGAIAAAREARTYDGVILRTLGATRGQVLTAQAIEYALLSMALALLALAIGLGGGWYVVTQIFEFEWLPDYRAVAVTLALGMAVTMGFGLAGAWSILGVRPSRALREL; this is encoded by the coding sequence ATGAGCGATTGGGCGCTGGCGTGGCGACTCGCGCGGCGCGAGCTCAACCTGCGGTTTCGCGGGCTTCGCCTGTTGCTGGCATGCCTGTTCCTCGGCGTCGGCGCGCTCGCCGCGATCGGCAGCCTGACCCAGGCGATCACCGGCGAGCTTTCCGCGCGGGGCCAGGCGATCCTTGGCGGCGACGTGCAGTTCGACGTGTCGCAGCGGCTGGCCGATCCGGCCGAGCGCGCCGCGATGGAACGCCAGGGAACGGTGTCCGAAACGGTGCGAATGCAGGCCAATGCGATCCGCGATACGCCGCAAGGACCACGCAGCGCGCCGATCGAGCTCAAGGGCGTCGATGCCGCCTATCCGCTCTACGGGTCGTTGGCGCTGGCGAATGGCGACAGGGCCGGCGCGCTCGGTGCCGACGGCGCCTGGATCGGAAAGGCGCTGGCCGAACGGCTTGCCCTGCGACGCGGCGACGCGATCCGGTTCGGCGAAGCGCGGTTCGTCGTGGCCGGCGTCATCGCCGACGAACCCGACCGGCTCGGCGAAGGCTTCACGCTCGGACCGGTGGCGATCGTGTCGATGGCAGGGCTCGATCGTACCGGACTGGTCCAGCCGGGAAGCCTCTACGAAAGCAAGTACCGCATACGCTTTGATGGCGGGCGCGACCCGGACACCGTGGTCGAACGCTTCGAGGCGGCGTTCCCCGATGGCGGGTGGAATAGCCGGACGCGCGATCGCGGTGCCCCCGGCACCGATCGCTTCATCGGACGGATGGGCGAGTTTCTGATGCTGGTCGGGCTGTCGGCGCTGGTCATCGCCGGGATCGGCGTGGGTAACGGCGTCTCGTCCTACCTCGCTGCGCGCCGCCGCAGCATCGCCGCGCTTAAGATCCTCGGGGCGACCTCGGGCGTGATCGCCCGCATCTACCTGTTGCAGGTCGCGGTGGTCGCGGCGATCGGGATCGTCGGCGGTCTGATCGTCGGCGCGCTGGCGGTGCCGGCGATCGTCGCGCTGGCCGGCGACGTGCTGCCGGTCGCACCGAGCTTCGCGCTGCAACCGTTGCCGCTCTTGCTCGCCGCCGCATACGGCGTGCTGATCGCGCTCGCCTTCACCGCCGCGCCATTGATCGAGGCGGGGCAGGTCCCCGCCGCCGGGTTGCTGCGCGGCGCGCTCGGCAGCGCGGCGATCTCATGGCGCAGGACCGCGCCGCCGGTGCTGGCGGCGTTCGCCGGGGTGATCGCGCTGGCGCTCGGCACCGCACAGCGACCGCTGTTGAGCGGCGGATTCCTGCTCGCGGTCGCGGCGACGCTGGCCGTCCTGGCCGGGCTCGGCTGGCTGGTGCGGACGCTCGCCGCCGCCGCCCCGCGCTCTCGACGCCCGTTGCTGCGGCTGGCGATCGCAGCGCTACACCGGCCGGGAGCACGTACCGTCACGCTGGTCGTGGCGCTCGGGCTGGGGCTGACGCTGTTCGTACTGCTCGCGGGCATCCGCACCAGCATCGACGCCAATATCGAGCGCACCGTTCCCCAGCGGGCGCCTTCGCTGATCGCGCTCGACGTGCCGCCCGACCGCGAGGCCGAGTTTCGCGGCATCATCGCCGCGACCGAACCACGCGGGGTGGTAAAGACGGTGCCGACACTGCGCGGCACGATCACCGGCTATGGCACGACGCGCGTCGCCGATCTGGAGGATATTCCCGACGACGCCTGGGCCCTGCGCGGCGAGCGGGGGCTGACCTATTCGGCAGCGCTTCCCGAAGGCAGCACGCTGACCCGCGGCCAGTGGTGGCCGCCGGGTTATGCCGGGCCCCCGCTGGTTTCGCTCGACGAGCGACTGGGCGAGGCGCTGGACCTCAAGCTGGGCGATCCGATCGCCTTCACCCTGCTCGGCGTCGAGCGCACCGCCCGGATCGCGTCGTTCCGGCGGATCGACTGGGATACGCTCGGCTTCAATTTCGTCATGGTGTTCTCCCCCAACGCGATTGCCGACGCGCCGCACAATCTGGCTGCGACGGTCGAGCTGCCGCCGAACCGCGAAGGTGCCGTGATGGCAGCGCTGCTACCCCGCTTTCCGTCGGTATCGGTGATCGAGGTTCAGGGCGTGCTCGGTCAGGTCCGCACCGTCGTCGAGCAGATGGCGACCGCGATCACGGCGGCGGCATCGGTTGCCATCCTTGCCGGGATCGCGGTGCTAGTCGGCGCGATCGCCGCCGCGCGCGAGGCGCGCACCTATGACGGCGTCATCCTGCGCACACTCGGCGCGACGCGCGGCCAGGTGCTGACGGCGCAGGCGATCGAATATGCGCTGCTAAGCATGGCGCTGGCACTGCTCGCGTTGGCGATCGGGCTGGGCGGCGGCTGGTATGTGGTGACGCAGATCTTCGAGTTCGAATGGCTGCCCGACTATCGCGCGGTCGCCGTCACGCTGGCGCTCGGCATGGCGGTGACCATGGGCTTCGGACTGGCGGGCGCGTGGTCGATCCTGGGGGTGCGCCCGTCGCGCGCGCTGCGCGAACTGTAG
- a CDS encoding AI-2E family transporter: MHAAQHDTDPAEPPRRGSSANFATRVVTVLAILGAAWLLIEMTSLLMLVFAAIVLAVVFDAMARLLTRWTKLPRGLALTLAIFILLGVFIGIFVMFGAQLAREFDTIREKIPGALTAIEGQLETWGLGDRVRSVFEQGAGDVSSLMSSAGSYALSIGSGLADFALVLVGAIFLAADPAVYRRGVILLTPKRAEPVMDDALDDCTHALRGWMNGQLMSMIVVAAATSAGLWLLGVPAAGGLGLIAGLLDVIPFVGPIIAGTPAVILAFTVSPATALWTVGLFFLVQQIQGNFLQPMIQKYAVDVPPAVLLFAVGGAGILFGFLGVLLAAPLTVVTFVLVQRIYVKTLLGREITVAGREERETSGG, from the coding sequence ATGCACGCTGCTCAACACGACACCGACCCTGCTGAACCGCCGCGCCGCGGATCGAGCGCGAACTTTGCGACACGGGTCGTCACGGTGCTCGCGATCCTCGGCGCGGCCTGGTTGCTGATCGAAATGACCAGCCTGCTGATGCTGGTGTTCGCCGCGATCGTGCTGGCGGTGGTGTTCGACGCGATGGCACGATTGCTGACGCGCTGGACGAAATTGCCTCGCGGGCTGGCGCTGACCTTGGCGATCTTCATCCTGCTTGGCGTGTTCATCGGCATTTTCGTGATGTTCGGTGCGCAGCTGGCCCGCGAATTCGATACCATTCGCGAAAAGATTCCCGGCGCGCTGACGGCTATCGAGGGGCAGTTGGAAACGTGGGGACTTGGCGATCGCGTCCGTTCGGTGTTCGAACAGGGTGCCGGTGACGTATCGTCGCTGATGTCGAGCGCGGGCAGCTATGCTCTGTCGATCGGCAGCGGACTGGCCGATTTCGCGCTGGTGCTGGTCGGAGCGATCTTTCTGGCGGCCGATCCCGCCGTCTATCGCCGCGGCGTGATCCTGCTCACTCCAAAGCGGGCCGAGCCGGTGATGGACGATGCGCTCGACGACTGCACCCATGCGCTGCGCGGTTGGATGAACGGCCAATTGATGTCGATGATCGTCGTCGCCGCGGCGACGTCCGCGGGGCTATGGCTGCTGGGCGTTCCGGCAGCGGGCGGGCTGGGACTGATCGCCGGGCTGCTTGACGTCATCCCGTTTGTCGGACCGATCATCGCCGGGACGCCCGCGGTGATACTGGCCTTCACCGTGTCGCCCGCGACCGCATTGTGGACGGTCGGGCTGTTCTTTCTGGTCCAGCAGATCCAGGGCAACTTCCTCCAGCCGATGATCCAGAAATATGCCGTCGACGTGCCCCCCGCCGTGCTGCTGTTCGCCGTGGGCGGCGCGGGCATCCTGTTCGGATTTCTCGGCGTGCTGCTCGCCGCGCCGCTCACCGTCGTCACCTTCGTGCTGGTCCAGCGTATCTATGTGAAGACGCTGCTCGGCAGGGAGATCACCGTCGCCGGGCGCGAGGAGCGCGAGACGAGCGGCGGCTGA
- a CDS encoding autotransporter domain-containing protein — protein sequence MRILLATTSLTPILLALVPQAQAQTSISTATTTPVRTSTAGNVTVTAAGSIKPTTSGAIITLDSTNNVTNQGTIQKTGVNDSDGILVTDQGSGAIVNSGNIILDEAYTPEDTDDDGDIDGPFARGARRVGIRTTGAFAGSISNSGDITIEGNDSAGIRVGGALTGNLSNSGDIAVIGDDAVGIDVRDVTGNLRLDGTVGVQGADAVGVRIDGDVTGRVTVQGSIASTGYRATTAPSDPSDLDADDLLQGGSALVVAGNVGGGVLLDAPPANTDPDEADEDDDGTPDANEGTASVRTFGSSPAISIGSDDSITLGGVAGDAGGHGLVVRGGVAASGVYAGVDATGIRIGGQGGAVDLNGGVRIDGTLSATSRADATALLLGSGTSADAITIGGTVTAGGGNAADAQARAIVIAAGASAPVLRNTGGIGAAASGDGTAIAILDQSGTLDLIENAGAIEADGGNDGGGSIAIDLTANDGGAIVRQLLAEEDETAPGIVGDIRFGDGGDLLDIADGGVSGDVSFAGGDNSLRLSGDARQAGDVSFGGGADTVALTGTASLNGAIDFGGGDDLMTLGAGTIFRGTLANSGGLALSVGDGTFDYTGSGTVALTSLAVEGGAIAVNIGEAGATRYVVAGAASFGEGATVRVGVSEIAGSLGDYVIVDAGALTGADNLGSVAETLPYLFKSSLASDVEAGTVTLSIARKTTTELGLNRSQSAAYDAIFDILDTDAGIRTTFLGIGDGETFQRRIASFLPDHAGGTFESVTMASRAAARILNDPAARFLQRDRWSLWLQQVAWGTSKDLGDTAAYDIGGWGINGGGEVALGGAGRVGLSLAYLQGTDADGFTDNEVLTGQYELAAHWRGNWSGFAASARGGVSKIDFSSQRRFDSTDADNSFARVSEGSWGGMLYSAQGAMSYELAVGRRLKLRPQAAIDYYRLSEDAHTEAGGGEAFDLTVAERTSDELAATGSLSLGYELGSLDPQASFLRLEVEGGRREIVGGALGTTTAQFGDGDPFTLLPEDRDSGFIGRVRLSGGQSSFIVTGEASAEERLGHAAIAARLGLQARW from the coding sequence ATGCGCATCCTGCTCGCCACCACCAGCCTCACACCGATCCTGCTTGCGCTCGTACCGCAGGCACAGGCGCAGACCAGCATCTCGACGGCGACCACGACGCCGGTACGCACCTCGACTGCGGGCAACGTCACCGTCACCGCCGCCGGATCGATCAAGCCGACCACGAGCGGTGCGATCATCACCCTCGACAGCACCAACAATGTCACCAACCAAGGGACGATCCAGAAGACCGGCGTCAACGACAGCGACGGCATCCTCGTCACCGACCAGGGCAGCGGCGCGATCGTTAACAGCGGGAACATCATCCTCGACGAGGCCTATACCCCGGAAGATACGGACGATGACGGCGACATCGACGGCCCGTTCGCCCGCGGCGCGCGCCGCGTCGGCATCCGCACCACCGGCGCCTTCGCCGGATCGATCTCCAATTCCGGCGACATCACCATCGAGGGCAATGATTCGGCTGGTATCCGCGTCGGCGGTGCGCTGACCGGGAACCTTTCCAACAGCGGCGACATCGCCGTGATCGGTGACGATGCGGTCGGCATCGACGTGCGGGACGTGACCGGAAATCTTCGCCTTGACGGCACCGTCGGCGTGCAGGGCGCGGATGCGGTCGGGGTCAGGATCGACGGCGACGTCACCGGGCGGGTGACCGTTCAGGGTTCGATCGCCTCGACCGGCTATCGTGCGACGACCGCGCCTTCGGATCCGTCCGACCTCGACGCCGACGATCTGCTGCAGGGCGGTTCGGCGCTGGTGGTCGCGGGCAATGTCGGCGGCGGTGTGCTGCTCGATGCGCCCCCCGCCAACACCGACCCCGACGAAGCCGACGAGGATGACGACGGCACTCCCGACGCCAATGAGGGCACCGCCAGCGTCCGCACCTTTGGCAGTTCGCCCGCGATCAGCATCGGGTCCGACGATTCGATCACGCTCGGCGGAGTCGCGGGCGATGCCGGTGGGCACGGGCTGGTCGTGCGCGGCGGCGTCGCGGCATCGGGCGTCTATGCCGGGGTCGATGCCACCGGCATCCGCATCGGCGGGCAGGGCGGCGCGGTCGATCTGAATGGCGGGGTGCGCATCGACGGCACGCTTTCGGCGACATCGCGCGCCGACGCGACCGCGCTGCTGCTTGGCAGCGGCACCAGCGCCGATGCCATCACGATCGGCGGCACGGTGACCGCGGGCGGAGGCAATGCCGCCGATGCCCAGGCACGCGCGATCGTCATCGCCGCGGGTGCATCGGCGCCGGTGCTGCGCAATACCGGCGGCATCGGTGCTGCCGCGAGCGGCGACGGCACTGCGATCGCCATCCTCGACCAGTCGGGTACGCTGGACCTGATCGAGAATGCCGGCGCGATCGAGGCCGACGGCGGCAATGACGGTGGCGGATCGATCGCGATCGACCTGACGGCCAATGACGGCGGCGCGATCGTGCGGCAACTGCTCGCCGAGGAGGACGAAACCGCGCCCGGCATCGTCGGCGACATCCGTTTCGGCGACGGCGGCGATCTGCTCGACATCGCCGATGGCGGGGTCAGTGGCGATGTGAGCTTTGCCGGCGGCGACAACAGCCTGCGCCTGTCGGGCGATGCGCGCCAGGCTGGCGACGTCTCGTTCGGTGGCGGCGCCGATACCGTCGCGCTGACTGGCACGGCGAGCCTCAATGGCGCGATCGATTTCGGCGGCGGCGACGATCTCATGACGCTGGGCGCCGGCACGATATTTCGCGGCACGCTTGCCAATAGCGGCGGTCTGGCGCTGTCGGTCGGCGATGGCACGTTCGACTATACCGGCAGCGGCACTGTCGCGCTGACGTCGCTTGCCGTCGAGGGCGGCGCGATCGCGGTCAATATCGGCGAAGCAGGCGCCACTCGCTATGTCGTCGCCGGCGCGGCCAGCTTCGGCGAAGGCGCGACGGTGCGCGTCGGCGTGTCGGAAATCGCAGGCTCGCTCGGCGACTATGTCATCGTCGATGCCGGGGCGCTGACCGGCGCCGACAATCTCGGCTCGGTGGCCGAGACGCTGCCCTACCTGTTCAAGTCGAGCCTCGCCTCCGACGTCGAAGCGGGCACCGTGACGCTGTCGATCGCGCGCAAGACCACTACCGAGCTCGGCCTCAACCGCTCGCAATCGGCCGCCTATGATGCGATCTTCGACATTCTCGACACCGATGCGGGCATCCGGACGACGTTCTTGGGCATCGGCGACGGCGAGACGTTCCAGCGGCGGATCGCCAGCTTCCTGCCCGATCATGCCGGCGGAACCTTTGAATCGGTGACGATGGCGTCACGCGCCGCCGCGCGCATCCTGAACGATCCCGCCGCGCGCTTCCTCCAGCGCGACAGGTGGAGCCTATGGTTGCAGCAGGTTGCATGGGGCACGTCGAAGGATCTGGGCGACACCGCCGCATACGATATCGGCGGCTGGGGCATCAACGGCGGCGGCGAGGTCGCGCTGGGCGGGGCAGGCCGGGTCGGGCTGTCGCTGGCCTATCTCCAGGGCACCGACGCCGACGGCTTCACCGACAACGAGGTGCTGACCGGGCAATATGAGCTGGCGGCGCACTGGCGCGGCAATTGGTCGGGGTTTGCCGCAAGCGCCCGCGGCGGTGTGTCGAAGATCGACTTCAGCAGCCAGCGCCGCTTCGATTCGACCGATGCCGACAACAGCTTCGCGCGCGTGTCCGAAGGCAGCTGGGGCGGCATGCTCTATTCGGCGCAGGGCGCGATGTCGTACGAACTTGCGGTCGGCCGACGGCTCAAGCTGCGGCCGCAGGCGGCGATCGACTATTACCGGCTGAGCGAGGACGCGCATACCGAAGCCGGCGGCGGCGAGGCGTTCGACCTCACCGTGGCCGAGCGTACCAGCGACGAACTCGCCGCGACCGGATCGCTCAGCCTGGGATACGAACTCGGCAGCCTCGATCCGCAGGCGAGCTTCCTGCGGCTCGAAGTCGAAGGCGGACGGCGCGAGATCGTCGGCGGCGCGCTCGGTACCACGACTGCGCAGTTTGGCGATGGCGATCCCTTCACCCTGCTGCCAGAGGATCGCGACAGCGGCTTTATCGGCCGCGTTCGCCTCAGCGGTGGCCAGAGCAGCTTCATCGTCACCGGCGAGGCGAGCGCCGAGGAACGGCTCGGCCATGCCGCGATCGCCGCGCGGCTGGGGTTGCAGGCGCGCTGGTAG
- a CDS encoding TonB-dependent receptor, whose protein sequence is MYALSLIASAALLTPAAPPRDDRVAVRVAARDLGAAIVAIGRQTGASIGMRDPSLARLRVRRVAGTLTTAQALSAMLRGTRARARKVAANSYLIEAIPPRPPRPAPPRMPPAETEPEPVGADIIVIASKRDVPLSQFPGVARIADGADISLAEAARGSDALVGASTSLASTHLGPGRNKLFIRGVADSSFTGPTQATVGQYWGDTRLTYSAPDPSLRLYDIARVEILEGPQGTLYGAGSLGGIVRVVPQGADVSGIAAAGWGGVLATQHGDPGVDAGGMLNLPLVGDMLGLRAVAYGAIDGGYIDDRLRGLADVNRVETAGARANLGLEPGDGWRVDLSGTWQRIDGRDAQYGDQDGLSRASAVAQPFVNDYLLGELRIARDWGDLQLRSATGIIDHYVSETFDATEPGGEPTQFRQTSRIRMLTSETRLAQRSANGAGWVVGASLLSNDARLNRTLGEEARMAMPVAGVRNRIGEVTVFGEATVVPVDWLALTGGGRLTHSRLSGDAEDVSALVAFRADPRGGASRTETRFLPSGAILVQPDERWSLFARYQEGFRPGGLAVRSDLIERYTGDRIETAELGVRLGAPARDRFDILLTAAHTRWHDIQADLIDGVGFPVTANIGDGRISSIGISAGWRPSEALDLSGSLYWNDSEVTAPSAALIAAVTALDAPSARGGQLPNVADFNARIGARYFAELGPRTALTLSGNARYVGHSRLGIGPVLGQLQGDWLDTGIEARIGDARRGLSLSLTNLLDAQGNRFALGSPFQLTSGDQITPLRPRTIRIGFDWRF, encoded by the coding sequence GTGTACGCCCTTAGCCTGATCGCGTCGGCAGCATTGCTGACCCCTGCCGCGCCGCCGCGCGACGATCGCGTCGCCGTGCGTGTCGCGGCGCGCGATCTCGGCGCGGCAATCGTCGCGATCGGGCGTCAGACCGGCGCGAGCATCGGCATGCGGGATCCGTCGCTGGCACGGCTGCGCGTACGCCGCGTCGCGGGCACGCTGACGACTGCGCAGGCGTTGTCGGCGATGCTGCGTGGAACGCGAGCGCGGGCGCGCAAGGTCGCCGCGAACAGCTATCTGATCGAAGCGATCCCGCCGCGACCGCCGCGCCCTGCGCCGCCGCGCATGCCGCCCGCCGAAACGGAGCCCGAGCCCGTCGGCGCCGACATCATCGTCATCGCCAGCAAGCGCGACGTGCCGCTGTCGCAGTTTCCCGGCGTCGCGCGCATCGCCGATGGCGCCGATATCTCGCTTGCCGAAGCGGCGCGGGGCAGCGACGCACTGGTGGGCGCCAGCACCAGCCTCGCCTCGACGCATCTCGGCCCCGGCCGCAACAAGCTGTTCATTCGCGGCGTCGCCGATTCGAGCTTCACCGGGCCGACCCAGGCGACGGTCGGGCAATATTGGGGCGACACGCGGTTGACCTACAGCGCGCCCGATCCGTCGCTCAGGCTGTACGATATCGCCCGCGTCGAGATCCTCGAGGGGCCGCAGGGAACGCTGTATGGCGCAGGCTCGCTCGGCGGGATCGTCCGGGTGGTGCCGCAGGGCGCCGATGTGTCGGGAATCGCCGCCGCGGGCTGGGGCGGCGTTCTCGCCACGCAGCATGGCGACCCCGGTGTCGACGCAGGCGGTATGCTCAACCTGCCGCTGGTCGGCGACATGCTGGGGCTGCGCGCGGTCGCCTACGGCGCGATCGACGGCGGCTATATCGACGATCGCCTTCGCGGCCTCGCCGACGTCAACCGGGTCGAGACCGCAGGCGCCCGCGCCAATCTGGGGCTCGAGCCTGGCGATGGCTGGCGCGTCGATCTCAGCGGAACGTGGCAGCGGATCGACGGGCGCGACGCGCAATATGGCGACCAAGACGGCCTTTCGCGGGCGAGCGCGGTCGCGCAGCCGTTCGTCAACGACTATCTGCTCGGCGAACTTCGCATCGCGCGCGACTGGGGCGACCTGCAGTTGCGCTCGGCGACCGGCATCATCGACCATTACGTATCTGAAACATTCGACGCGACCGAGCCCGGCGGCGAGCCCACGCAGTTCCGCCAGACCAGCCGCATCCGCATGCTGACTTCGGAGACGCGGCTGGCGCAGCGCTCGGCCAATGGTGCGGGATGGGTGGTCGGCGCCAGCCTGCTGAGCAACGACGCCCGTCTCAACCGCACGCTGGGCGAGGAGGCGCGGATGGCGATGCCGGTCGCCGGGGTCCGCAATCGCATCGGCGAGGTCACGGTGTTCGGGGAGGCGACCGTGGTTCCGGTGGATTGGTTGGCGCTGACCGGCGGCGGGCGGCTGACGCATTCGCGGCTGTCGGGCGATGCCGAGGACGTTTCGGCACTGGTGGCGTTTCGTGCCGACCCGCGCGGCGGGGCCAGTCGCACCGAGACGCGCTTCCTGCCGTCGGGTGCGATCCTCGTTCAACCCGATGAGCGTTGGAGCCTGTTCGCGCGCTATCAGGAGGGGTTCCGCCCCGGCGGCCTTGCGGTACGCAGCGACCTCATCGAGCGCTATACCGGCGATCGCATCGAAACCGCAGAGCTGGGCGTTCGGCTGGGGGCGCCCGCGCGCGACCGCTTCGATATATTGCTGACCGCGGCGCACACCCGCTGGCACGACATCCAGGCCGATCTGATCGACGGGGTGGGCTTTCCGGTCACCGCCAATATCGGCGACGGCCGGATAAGCTCGATTGGCATTTCGGCCGGCTGGCGCCCCAGCGAGGCGCTGGACCTGAGCGGCTCGCTCTACTGGAACGACAGCGAGGTCACCGCGCCGTCCGCGGCGCTGATCGCCGCGGTCACGGCGCTCGACGCGCCGTCGGCTCGCGGCGGGCAACTGCCCAACGTCGCCGATTTCAACGCGCGCATCGGCGCGCGCTATTTTGCCGAGCTCGGCCCGCGCACCGCGCTGACGCTGTCCGGCAATGCCCGCTATGTCGGCCACTCGCGGCTCGGTATCGGTCCGGTACTCGGGCAGCTTCAAGGCGACTGGCTCGACACCGGCATCGAGGCGCGGATCGGTGACGCGCGGCGTGGACTGTCGCTGTCGCTGACCAATCTGCTCGATGCGCAGGGCAATCGCTTCGCGCTCGGCAGCCCGTTCCAGCTCACCAGCGGCGACCAGATCACGCCGCTTCGCCCGCGCACGATCCGCATCGGCTTCGACTGGCGGTTCTGA
- a CDS encoding FecR family protein produces the protein MTDPYRDPIRAAARDWAMRVADPAFADWEAFADWLEADPQHNVAYEAALAADAEIAAWFVAAPPRPILAQPTVRRPRRLIWGGGAVAAGLAVVLGWSALDAGSDPYAIETAPGQRRQIALSDGSRIDLNGGSRIVLDDDSPRLAALERGEALFTVRHDAADPFVVTAGPSRLVDVGTVFNVVRTDRSTRVTVSEGAVVYNPDSEAVRLDPGKALFADDAAANVRVSAVAPEAVGAWTARRLVYSGTAIEDVAADLARNLGVAIAVEGAGTAPFTGTIAIDGDPAAILDRTAPLLGLSAQRKGEGWVLTSRNRVRP, from the coding sequence GGAGGCGTTCGCCGATTGGCTGGAAGCCGATCCGCAGCATAATGTCGCATATGAAGCAGCGCTTGCGGCCGACGCCGAGATCGCCGCGTGGTTCGTCGCCGCACCCCCGCGCCCGATCCTCGCCCAACCCACGGTCCGGCGGCCGCGGCGGCTGATCTGGGGAGGCGGTGCGGTCGCGGCCGGGCTTGCCGTCGTGCTTGGCTGGAGCGCGCTCGACGCGGGAAGCGATCCCTACGCGATCGAAACCGCGCCCGGCCAGCGGCGCCAGATCGCATTGAGCGACGGATCGAGGATCGACCTCAACGGCGGCAGCCGCATCGTCCTCGATGATGACAGCCCGAGGCTGGCGGCGCTCGAACGCGGCGAAGCCTTGTTCACCGTCCGCCACGATGCCGCCGATCCGTTCGTGGTGACGGCCGGCCCGTCGCGGCTGGTCGATGTCGGCACCGTATTCAACGTCGTGCGCACCGACCGCTCGACCCGCGTCACCGTTTCGGAAGGGGCGGTGGTCTACAATCCGGACAGCGAAGCGGTGCGGCTCGATCCAGGCAAGGCGCTGTTCGCCGATGACGCTGCGGCCAATGTCAGGGTTTCGGCGGTCGCGCCGGAAGCGGTCGGGGCGTGGACCGCGCGGCGTCTGGTCTACAGCGGCACCGCGATCGAGGATGTCGCGGCCGATCTGGCGCGCAATCTGGGCGTTGCGATCGCGGTCGAAGGGGCGGGGACGGCGCCGTTCACCGGCACGATCGCCATCGACGGCGATCCCGCGGCGATCCTCGATCGCACCGCGCCGTTGCTTGGGCTTTCGGCGCAGCGTAAGGGCGAGGGCTGGGTACTGACCTCCAGAAATCGTGTACGCCCTTAG